In Haliotis asinina isolate JCU_RB_2024 chromosome 16, JCU_Hal_asi_v2, whole genome shotgun sequence, the following are encoded in one genomic region:
- the LOC137268011 gene encoding kinesin-like protein unc-104 isoform X13 codes for MSSVKVAVRVRPFNSRETSRDAECIISMQGNTTVIVPPKDKKDGSPKSFNFDYSYWSHTNPNDPMFASQSKVYEDIGLEMLDHAFEGYNVCIFAYGQTGSGKSYTMMGKNEPGQQGIIPQLCDDLFQRIRKSESEDVHFSVEVSYMEIYCERVRDLLNPSNKNALRVREHPLLGPYVEDLSKLAVQSFEDIKNLIDEGNKARTVAATNMNETSSRSHAVFTIIFSQRRYDSTTNMIGEKVSKVSLVDLAGSERADSTGAKGTRLKEGANINKSLTTLGKVISALAEVSVAPASKKKKKSDFIPYRDSVLTWLLRENLGGNSKTAMVAALSPADINYDETLSTLRYADRAKQIMCKAVVNEDPNARLIRELKEEVARLRELLASEGIEIQAGNGSMSEHVKALRSRKNSVTIDGGEDAMERLQMSEKLIAELNESWEEKLRKTEAIRKEREAVLAEMGVALKEDGGTIGVFSPKKTPHLVNLNEDPLMSECLIYYIKDATTRIGRAEAKNPQDIQLNGTYILEEHCLFENNEDNVTLVPFDDALCYVNGRQVMEATVLKTGARVILGKHHVFRFNHPQQARLSRALMTESIDVPITEPVDWSFAQLELLEKQGIDLRKEMEQRLLNLEEQYRKEKEEADILFEQQRKDYEFRIQSLQEQVERHSMMSSCVTDDFFEDEEPEECKWTNRERDLAAWGFRKWKYHQFTSLRDDLWGSAIFLKEANAISVELNKKVQFQFVLLTDTLYSPLPGDLMNPEDRDYSRPFPKTIVAVEVQDTKNGATHYWNLQKLRQRLEHMRDIYNEDLSPDTPEAKQDFFHCLAGCGQQNMFNFYNLIPSRQRLELMREMYHNEAELSPTSPEPNIDCMSGSDPFYDRFPWFRLVGRAFVYLSNLYYPVPLVHRVAIVSEKGEVKGYLRVAVQAVTEADDAPDYTPGIKQSGNAKISFSDADYFASKQLTHTEFPPAIVGKPPVSVPSMENLRIVEGEGQSPENTDTVKVSDQNVTADSKKVVNLDQCPDINSKELPEHLQLGSQFQFRVTVLQASGISPEYADIFCQFNFLHRHDEAFSTEPLKNTGKGPPLGFYHVQNFTVNVTKSFIDYVKTQPLVFEVFGHYQQHPLHEQAKERPLIRSPPSRSFPSHLPVSKPVPSPKYGVITAPRKRDLSLVMDITKAAGIGSSPVYSRCDLLVWFEICELAPNGEYVPVVVDHGEELPTRGIFMLHQGIQRRIRITIVHERRHELLWKDVKELVVGRIRNTQEYRDYDGEMTVLSLNLFPAHFLQYSNDDRVFFQFEAAWDSSLHNSSLLNRVTQYGERVYMTLSAYLEVENCAQPACITKDLTLIIHSRDTKISAPSVRFRALRSLFGGSKNAESNRVSGVYELFLRKFSESSSPGVQRRQRRVLDTSSTYVRGEENLNGWRPRGDSLLVDHQWELEKLTRLQMVEKARHVLLLREKLAEQNKTSELSKLDKDIVNMQAKYRSQKAKEEELKELRSDENPKDVDIKEKDLTKTSNIYELKTDGDREKELAAKCVKLMLQGKPPLKPPPVRTSLTDSMLSSTTATSEESDSMQQSGAESLGISMTSSTASELFKPTNPTIIQQSRSCDNLTSTPNSSAESGDRKLSLPLKGIRADMELPMYVPDVEEVRVSPVVSRRGYLNFMEDKSNGWAKKWVIVRRPYVYIYNNEKDPVVRGLINLATAQIEYSEDQQAMLKTQNTFSVMTKHRGFLLQTLDDKDFHDWLYAINPLLAGQIRSKLSRRKQAVMI; via the exons CCAAATGACCCGATGTTTGCATCACAGAGCAAAGTGTATGAGGATATTGGACTGGAGATGTTGGACCATGCATTTGAAGGTTACAATGTGTGTATCTTTGCATATGGCCAGACTGGGTCGGGAAAGAGCTACACCATGATGGGAAAGAATGAACCAGGACAACAGGGGATCATTCCGCAG CTTTGTGATGATTTATTCCAACGGATCAGAAAGAGCGAGAGTGAGGATGTCCACTTCTCAGTGGAG GTGAGTTACATGGAAATCTACTGTGAGCGTGTGCGAGATCTCCTGAATCCAAGCAACAAGAATGCGCTACGAGTCAGGGAACATCCATTGCTGGGACCTTATGTGGAGGATCTCTCGAAATTAGCTGTCCAGTCCTTTGAGGACATCAAGAACCTCATTGATGAGGGAAACAAAGCAAG AACTGTGGCTGCAACCAACATGAACGAGACCAGCAGCAGATCTCACGCTGTCTTCACCATCATCTTCTCACAGCGCAGATATGACTCAACTACAAACATGATTGGAGAGAAG GTCAGCAAAGTGTCCCTAGTTGACTTGGCTGGAAGTGAGAGAGCAGACTCGACAGGCGCAAAGGGAACTCGCTTGAAGGAAGGAGCTAACATCAACAAGTCCCTGACCACCTTGGGCAAGGTCATCTCGGCCCTTGCGGAAGTG AGCGTGGCTCCA GCCagcaagaagaaaaagaagagtGACTTCATCCCATACAGAGACTCTGTCCTCACATGGCTGCTGAGGGAGAACTTGG GTGGAAACTCCAAAACAGCCATGGTGGCCGCTCTTAGTCCAGCTGACATCAACTATGATGAAACCCTCAGCACACTCAG ATATGCTGATCGAGCTAAACAGATTATGTGTAAGGCTGTGGTTAACGAGGATCCGAATGCACGGTTGATCCGAGAACTGAAGGAAGAGGTAGCAAGGCTGAGAGAACTCTTGGCTAGCGAGGGAATTGAGATTCAAGCAG GTAATGGAAGCATGTCCGAGCATGTGAAGGCCTTGCGGTCTCGGAAGAACTCTGTTACTATTGACGGAGGGGAAGATGCAATGGAAAGACTCCAGATGTCGGAGAAACTCATTGCTGAACTGAATGAATCGTGGGAAGAAAAACTCCGTAAAACAGAGGCCATTCGCAAAGAAAG AGAGGCTGTACTAGCTGAGATGGGTGTGGCTCTTAAGGAAGATGGAGGAACTATTGGGGTGTTTTCTCCCAAAAAG ACCCCCCATCTTGTCAATCTGAATGAAGACCCTCTAATGTCAGAGTGTCTCATCTACTACATAAAGGATGCGACCACCAG AATTGGTCGAGCAGAGGCAAAGAATCCACAAGACATTCAACTGAATGGAACCTACATTCTAGAGGAACATTgtctgtttgaaaacaatgaag ACAATGTGACGCTGGTTCCATTTGATGACGCGTTGTGCTATGTGAATGGCAGACAAGTGATGGAAGCTACTGTCCTGAAGACTGGAGCCCGTGTGATCCTTGGGAAGCACCATGTCTTCCGCTTCAACCACCCCCAACAAG ctcGCCTGAGTCGTGCTCTGATGACGGAGTCCATTGACGTACCTATAA CTGAACCGGTGGACTGGAGTTTTGCTCAGCTGGAACTGCTTGAGAAACAGGGTATTGACCTCAGGAAGGAGATGGAGCAAAG GTTATTGAACCTGGAGGAGCAGTATCGGAAGGAGAAGGAGGAAGCAGACATACTGTTTGAGCAGCAGAGAAAG GACTACGAGTTTCGTATTCAGTCACTGCAGGAGCAGGTGGAAAGACACTCCATGATGTCCAGCTGTGTCACGGATGACTTCTTCGAGGATGAAGAACCGGAAG AATGTAAGTGGACCAATCGAGAGAGAGATTTGGCTGCTTGGGGTTTCCGGAAATGGAAGTATCATCAGTTCACATCACTCAGG GATGACTTATGGGGCAGTGCAATATTCCTCAAAGAAGCCAATGCAATTAGTGTTGAACTGAACAAGAAG GTACAGTTCCAGTTTGTCTTGTTGACCGACACCCTCTACTCACCTCTGCCTGGTGATCTCATGAACCCGGAGGACAGGGACTACAGCAGACCATTCCCCAAAACAATCGTCGCTGTTGAGGTACAGGATACCAAAAATGGTGCCACTCATTACTGGAATCTACAGAAACTTCG ACAACGGTTGGAACATATGCGAGACATATACAATGAAGACCTGTCTCCGGACACGCCCGAGGCAAAACAAGATTTTTTCCATTGTCTCGCCGGTTGCGGACAACAGAACATGTTTAACTTTTATAACCTTATCCCATCCAG ACAACGCCTGGAGTTGATGCGGGAGATGTACCACAACGAAGCAGAGTTGTCCCCCACGTCCCCCGAGCCTAACATTGACTGTATGAGCGGCAGCGATCCCTTCTATGACCGCTTTCCATGGTTCAGGCTTGTGGGCAG AGCATTTGTTTACCTGAGCAATCTGTACTACCCAGTACCCCTGGTACACAGGGTAGCCATTGTCAGCGAGAAGGGGGAGGTGAAAGGTTATCTACGGGTAGCTGTACAAGCTGTAACAG AGGCTGATGATGCTCCTGACTACACCCCAGGTATCAAACAATCAGGAAACGCCAAAATCTCATTCAGCGATGCCGACTATTTTGCATCT AAACAACTGACCCACACTGAATTCCCACCAGCCATTGTTGGTAAACCACCCGTATCTGTTCCCTCAATGGAGAATCTGAGAATAGTTGAGGGAGAAGGACAGTCCCCAGaaaacacagacacagtcaAAG TGTCAGACCAGAATGTGACAGCTGACAGTAAGAAGGTGGTCAACCTGGACCAGTGTCCAGATATCAACTCCAAGGAGCTGCCAGAGCACCTGCAACTCGGCTCCCAGTTCCAGTTCCGGGTCACTGTGCTCCAGGCCTCTGGAATATCACCAGAATATGCAGACATCTTCTGCCAGTTCAA CTTCCTGCACCGACATGATGAGGCGTTCTCCACAGAACCTCTGAAGAACACAGGGAAAGGCCCACCGCTCGGCTTCTACCATGTACAGAAT TTCACTGTGAATGTGACCAAGTCGTTCATTGACTACGTGAAGACACAGCCACTTGTGTTCGAGGTGTTCGGTCACTACCAGCAACACCCACTTCATGAACAAGCCAAGGAAAGACCCTT AATTCGATCCCCACCAAGCCGGAGTTTCCCATCCCACCTGCCTGTGTCAAAACCTGTACCATCACCCAAGTATGGAGTCATCACTGCCCCAAG AAAGAGAGACTTGTCTCTTGTAATGGACATCACTAAGGCAGCTGGGATTGG CTCGAGCCCCGTCTACTCCAGATGTGATCTGCTTGTGTGGTTTGAGATCTGTGAACTGGCCCCCAATGGAGA GTACGTGCCGGTGGTAGTGGATCACGGGGAGGAGCTGCCCACCAGAGGGATCTTCATGCTGCACCAGGGTATACAGAGACGCATCCGCATCACTATCGTACACGAGCGACGACATGAACTGCTGTGGAAGGACGTGAAGGAGCTTGTTGTTG GTCGTATCCGCAACACCCAGGAGTACCGTGACTACGACGGAGAGATGACTGTTCTCTCCCTCAACCTCTTCCCTGCCCACTTCCTTCAGTACTCCAACGACGACAG GGTCTTCTTCCAGTTTGAGGCAGCCTGGGATAGCTCCCTCCACAACTCTTCCCTCCTGAACAGGGTCACACAGTACGGGGAGAGGGTGTACATGACACTATCTGCTTACCTGGAG GTTGAGAACTGCGCCCAGCCTGCTTGTATCACCAAGGACCTGACTCTCATCATACACTCCAGAGACACCAAGATCTCAGCTCCAAG TGTTCGTTTCAGGGCTCTGCGCAGTCTCTTTGGTGGATCAAAGAATGCAGAAAGCAACCGAGTGTCTGGTGTCTATGAACTGTTCCTCAGGAAATTCTCTGAATCAAGTAGTCCAG GAGTGCAGCGGCGTCAACGGCGAGTGTTGGATACATCATCTACGTACGTGCGTGGGGAGGAGAACCTGAACGGATGGCGCCCTCGCGGCGACTCCCTCTTGGTTGACCATCAGTGGGAACTGGAGAAACTCACCAGGCTGCAGATG GTGGAGAAGGCTCGCCATGTGCTATTGCTCCGTGAGAAGCTGGCTGAGCAGAACAAGACGTCAGAGCTGAGCAAGCTGGACAAGGACATCGTCAACATGCAGGCCAAGTATCGCAGTCAGAAAGCCAAGGAGGAGGAACTGAAAGAGTTACGATCTGACGAGAATCCAAAAGATGTAGACATAAAGGAGAAAGATTTGACAAAAACCTCAAACATTTACGAGTTGAAAACGGATGGGGACAGAGAAAAGGAGCTTGCTGCTAAATGTGTTAAGCTGATGCTGCAGGGAAAACCACCTCTCAAACCACCACCTGTCAGG ACATCACTCACGGACTCCATGTTAAGCTCAACGACTGCAACCTCTGAGGAGAGTGACAGTATGCAGCAGTCAGGAGCAGAATCTCTGGGCATCAGCATGACAAGTTCAACAGCATCTGAACTCTTCAA ACCCACCAACCCCACCATCATCCAGCAGTCCAGATCTTGTGACAACCTGACCTCAACCCCCAACAGCAGTGCAGAGAGCGGGGACAGGAAGTTGTCGTTGCCGCTGAAGGGAATCCGTGCCGACATGGAACTGCCCATGTATGTGCCCGATGTGGAGGAGGTGCGCGTCAGTCCTGTTGTGTCCCGTCGTGGCTATCTCAACTTCATGGAGGATAAGAGCAACGGCTGGGCCAAGAAATGGGTG
- the LOC137268011 gene encoding kinesin-like protein unc-104 isoform X15, translating into MSSVKVAVRVRPFNSRETSRDAECIISMQGNTTVIVPPKDKKDGSPKSFNFDYSYWSHTNPNDPMFASQSKVYEDIGLEMLDHAFEGYNVCIFAYGQTGSGKSYTMMGKNEPGQQGIIPQLCDDLFQRIRKSESEDVHFSVEVSYMEIYCERVRDLLNPSNKNALRVREHPLLGPYVEDLSKLAVQSFEDIKNLIDEGNKARTVAATNMNETSSRSHAVFTIIFSQRRYDSTTNMIGEKVSKVSLVDLAGSERADSTGAKGTRLKEGANINKSLTTLGKVISALAEVSVAPASKKKKKSDFIPYRDSVLTWLLRENLGGNSKTAMVAALSPADINYDETLSTLRYADRAKQIMCKAVVNEDPNARLIRELKEEVARLRELLASEGIEIQAGNGSMSEHVKALRSRKNSVTIDGGEDAMERLQMSEKLIAELNESWEEKLRKTEAIRKEREAVLAEMGVALKEDGGTIGVFSPKKTPHLVNLNEDPLMSECLIYYIKDATTRIGRAEAKNPQDIQLNGTYILEEHCLFENNEDNVTLVPFDDALCYVNGRQVMEATVLKTGARVILGKHHVFRFNHPQQARLSRALMTESIDVPITEPVDWSFAQLELLEKQGIDLRKEMEQRLLNLEEQYRKEKEEADILFEQQRKDYEFRIQSLQEQVERHSMMSSCVTDDFFEDEEPEECKWTNRERDLAAWGFRKWKYHQFTSLRDDLWGSAIFLKEANAISVELNKKVQFQFVLLTDTLYSPLPGDLMNPEDRDYSRPFPKTIVAVEVQDTKNGATHYWNLQKLRQRLELMREMYHNEAELSPTSPEPNIDCMSGSDPFYDRFPWFRLVGRAFVYLSNLYYPVPLVHRVAIVSEKGEVKGYLRVAVQAVTEADDAPDYTPGIKQSGNAKISFSDADYFASPSFFQKQLTHTEFPPAIVGKPPVSVPSMENLRIVEGEGQSPENTDTVKVSDQNVTADSKKVVNLDQCPDINSKELPEHLQLGSQFQFRVTVLQASGISPEYADIFCQFNFLHRHDEAFSTEPLKNTGKGPPLGFYHVQNFTVNVTKSFIDYVKTQPLVFEVFGHYQQHPLHEQAKERPFRIRSPPSRSFPSHLPVSKPVPSPKYGVITAPSSSPVYSRCDLLVWFEICELAPNGEYVPVVVDHGEELPTRGIFMLHQGIQRRIRITIVHERRHELLWKDVKELVVGRIRNTQEYRDYDGEMTVLSLNLFPAHFLQYSNDDRVFFQFEAAWDSSLHNSSLLNRVTQYGERVYMTLSAYLEVENCAQPACITKDLTLIIHSRDTKISAPRALRSLFGGSKNAESNRVSGVYELFLRKFSESSSPGVQRRQRRVLDTSSTYVRGEENLNGWRPRGDSLLVDHQWELEKLTRLQMVEKARHVLLLREKLAEQNKTSELSKLDKDIVNMQAKYRSQKAKEEELKELRSDENPKDVDIKEKDLTKTSNIYELKTDGDREKELAAKCVKLMLQGKPPLKPPPVRTSLTDSMLSSTTATSEESDSMQQSGAESLGISMTSSTASELFKPTNPTIIQQSRSCDNLTSTPNSSAESGDRKLSLPLKGIRADMELPMYVPDVEEVRVSPVVSRRGYLNFMEDKSNGWAKKWVIVRRPYVYIYNNEKDPVVRGLINLATAQIEYSEDQQAMLKTQNTFSVMTKHRGFLLQTLDDKDFHDWLYAINPLLAGQIRSKLSRRKQAVMI; encoded by the exons CCAAATGACCCGATGTTTGCATCACAGAGCAAAGTGTATGAGGATATTGGACTGGAGATGTTGGACCATGCATTTGAAGGTTACAATGTGTGTATCTTTGCATATGGCCAGACTGGGTCGGGAAAGAGCTACACCATGATGGGAAAGAATGAACCAGGACAACAGGGGATCATTCCGCAG CTTTGTGATGATTTATTCCAACGGATCAGAAAGAGCGAGAGTGAGGATGTCCACTTCTCAGTGGAG GTGAGTTACATGGAAATCTACTGTGAGCGTGTGCGAGATCTCCTGAATCCAAGCAACAAGAATGCGCTACGAGTCAGGGAACATCCATTGCTGGGACCTTATGTGGAGGATCTCTCGAAATTAGCTGTCCAGTCCTTTGAGGACATCAAGAACCTCATTGATGAGGGAAACAAAGCAAG AACTGTGGCTGCAACCAACATGAACGAGACCAGCAGCAGATCTCACGCTGTCTTCACCATCATCTTCTCACAGCGCAGATATGACTCAACTACAAACATGATTGGAGAGAAG GTCAGCAAAGTGTCCCTAGTTGACTTGGCTGGAAGTGAGAGAGCAGACTCGACAGGCGCAAAGGGAACTCGCTTGAAGGAAGGAGCTAACATCAACAAGTCCCTGACCACCTTGGGCAAGGTCATCTCGGCCCTTGCGGAAGTG AGCGTGGCTCCA GCCagcaagaagaaaaagaagagtGACTTCATCCCATACAGAGACTCTGTCCTCACATGGCTGCTGAGGGAGAACTTGG GTGGAAACTCCAAAACAGCCATGGTGGCCGCTCTTAGTCCAGCTGACATCAACTATGATGAAACCCTCAGCACACTCAG ATATGCTGATCGAGCTAAACAGATTATGTGTAAGGCTGTGGTTAACGAGGATCCGAATGCACGGTTGATCCGAGAACTGAAGGAAGAGGTAGCAAGGCTGAGAGAACTCTTGGCTAGCGAGGGAATTGAGATTCAAGCAG GTAATGGAAGCATGTCCGAGCATGTGAAGGCCTTGCGGTCTCGGAAGAACTCTGTTACTATTGACGGAGGGGAAGATGCAATGGAAAGACTCCAGATGTCGGAGAAACTCATTGCTGAACTGAATGAATCGTGGGAAGAAAAACTCCGTAAAACAGAGGCCATTCGCAAAGAAAG AGAGGCTGTACTAGCTGAGATGGGTGTGGCTCTTAAGGAAGATGGAGGAACTATTGGGGTGTTTTCTCCCAAAAAG ACCCCCCATCTTGTCAATCTGAATGAAGACCCTCTAATGTCAGAGTGTCTCATCTACTACATAAAGGATGCGACCACCAG AATTGGTCGAGCAGAGGCAAAGAATCCACAAGACATTCAACTGAATGGAACCTACATTCTAGAGGAACATTgtctgtttgaaaacaatgaag ACAATGTGACGCTGGTTCCATTTGATGACGCGTTGTGCTATGTGAATGGCAGACAAGTGATGGAAGCTACTGTCCTGAAGACTGGAGCCCGTGTGATCCTTGGGAAGCACCATGTCTTCCGCTTCAACCACCCCCAACAAG ctcGCCTGAGTCGTGCTCTGATGACGGAGTCCATTGACGTACCTATAA CTGAACCGGTGGACTGGAGTTTTGCTCAGCTGGAACTGCTTGAGAAACAGGGTATTGACCTCAGGAAGGAGATGGAGCAAAG GTTATTGAACCTGGAGGAGCAGTATCGGAAGGAGAAGGAGGAAGCAGACATACTGTTTGAGCAGCAGAGAAAG GACTACGAGTTTCGTATTCAGTCACTGCAGGAGCAGGTGGAAAGACACTCCATGATGTCCAGCTGTGTCACGGATGACTTCTTCGAGGATGAAGAACCGGAAG AATGTAAGTGGACCAATCGAGAGAGAGATTTGGCTGCTTGGGGTTTCCGGAAATGGAAGTATCATCAGTTCACATCACTCAGG GATGACTTATGGGGCAGTGCAATATTCCTCAAAGAAGCCAATGCAATTAGTGTTGAACTGAACAAGAAG GTACAGTTCCAGTTTGTCTTGTTGACCGACACCCTCTACTCACCTCTGCCTGGTGATCTCATGAACCCGGAGGACAGGGACTACAGCAGACCATTCCCCAAAACAATCGTCGCTGTTGAGGTACAGGATACCAAAAATGGTGCCACTCATTACTGGAATCTACAGAAACTTCG ACAACGCCTGGAGTTGATGCGGGAGATGTACCACAACGAAGCAGAGTTGTCCCCCACGTCCCCCGAGCCTAACATTGACTGTATGAGCGGCAGCGATCCCTTCTATGACCGCTTTCCATGGTTCAGGCTTGTGGGCAG AGCATTTGTTTACCTGAGCAATCTGTACTACCCAGTACCCCTGGTACACAGGGTAGCCATTGTCAGCGAGAAGGGGGAGGTGAAAGGTTATCTACGGGTAGCTGTACAAGCTGTAACAG AGGCTGATGATGCTCCTGACTACACCCCAGGTATCAAACAATCAGGAAACGCCAAAATCTCATTCAGCGATGCCGACTATTTTGCATCT CCATCTTTCTTTCAGAAACAACTGACCCACACTGAATTCCCACCAGCCATTGTTGGTAAACCACCCGTATCTGTTCCCTCAATGGAGAATCTGAGAATAGTTGAGGGAGAAGGACAGTCCCCAGaaaacacagacacagtcaAAG TGTCAGACCAGAATGTGACAGCTGACAGTAAGAAGGTGGTCAACCTGGACCAGTGTCCAGATATCAACTCCAAGGAGCTGCCAGAGCACCTGCAACTCGGCTCCCAGTTCCAGTTCCGGGTCACTGTGCTCCAGGCCTCTGGAATATCACCAGAATATGCAGACATCTTCTGCCAGTTCAA CTTCCTGCACCGACATGATGAGGCGTTCTCCACAGAACCTCTGAAGAACACAGGGAAAGGCCCACCGCTCGGCTTCTACCATGTACAGAAT TTCACTGTGAATGTGACCAAGTCGTTCATTGACTACGTGAAGACACAGCCACTTGTGTTCGAGGTGTTCGGTCACTACCAGCAACACCCACTTCATGAACAAGCCAAGGAAAGACCCTT CAGAATTCGATCCCCACCAAGCCGGAGTTTCCCATCCCACCTGCCTGTGTCAAAACCTGTACCATCACCCAAGTATGGAGTCATCACTGCCCCAAG CTCGAGCCCCGTCTACTCCAGATGTGATCTGCTTGTGTGGTTTGAGATCTGTGAACTGGCCCCCAATGGAGA GTACGTGCCGGTGGTAGTGGATCACGGGGAGGAGCTGCCCACCAGAGGGATCTTCATGCTGCACCAGGGTATACAGAGACGCATCCGCATCACTATCGTACACGAGCGACGACATGAACTGCTGTGGAAGGACGTGAAGGAGCTTGTTGTTG GTCGTATCCGCAACACCCAGGAGTACCGTGACTACGACGGAGAGATGACTGTTCTCTCCCTCAACCTCTTCCCTGCCCACTTCCTTCAGTACTCCAACGACGACAG GGTCTTCTTCCAGTTTGAGGCAGCCTGGGATAGCTCCCTCCACAACTCTTCCCTCCTGAACAGGGTCACACAGTACGGGGAGAGGGTGTACATGACACTATCTGCTTACCTGGAG GTTGAGAACTGCGCCCAGCCTGCTTGTATCACCAAGGACCTGACTCTCATCATACACTCCAGAGACACCAAGATCTCAGCTCCAAG GGCTCTGCGCAGTCTCTTTGGTGGATCAAAGAATGCAGAAAGCAACCGAGTGTCTGGTGTCTATGAACTGTTCCTCAGGAAATTCTCTGAATCAAGTAGTCCAG GAGTGCAGCGGCGTCAACGGCGAGTGTTGGATACATCATCTACGTACGTGCGTGGGGAGGAGAACCTGAACGGATGGCGCCCTCGCGGCGACTCCCTCTTGGTTGACCATCAGTGGGAACTGGAGAAACTCACCAGGCTGCAGATG GTGGAGAAGGCTCGCCATGTGCTATTGCTCCGTGAGAAGCTGGCTGAGCAGAACAAGACGTCAGAGCTGAGCAAGCTGGACAAGGACATCGTCAACATGCAGGCCAAGTATCGCAGTCAGAAAGCCAAGGAGGAGGAACTGAAAGAGTTACGATCTGACGAGAATCCAAAAGATGTAGACATAAAGGAGAAAGATTTGACAAAAACCTCAAACATTTACGAGTTGAAAACGGATGGGGACAGAGAAAAGGAGCTTGCTGCTAAATGTGTTAAGCTGATGCTGCAGGGAAAACCACCTCTCAAACCACCACCTGTCAGG ACATCACTCACGGACTCCATGTTAAGCTCAACGACTGCAACCTCTGAGGAGAGTGACAGTATGCAGCAGTCAGGAGCAGAATCTCTGGGCATCAGCATGACAAGTTCAACAGCATCTGAACTCTTCAA ACCCACCAACCCCACCATCATCCAGCAGTCCAGATCTTGTGACAACCTGACCTCAACCCCCAACAGCAGTGCAGAGAGCGGGGACAGGAAGTTGTCGTTGCCGCTGAAGGGAATCCGTGCCGACATGGAACTGCCCATGTATGTGCCCGATGTGGAGGAGGTGCGCGTCAGTCCTGTTGTGTCCCGTCGTGGCTATCTCAACTTCATGGAGGATAAGAGCAACGGCTGGGCCAAGAAATGGGTG